A single window of Vigna unguiculata cultivar IT97K-499-35 chromosome 1, ASM411807v1, whole genome shotgun sequence DNA harbors:
- the LOC114163049 gene encoding BRISC and BRCA1-A complex member 2 — protein MATAPENVPSFIAAQLSHLLAHFRLTLKVDQMWSADKYNSGPFDRFSLLIPYCLDYIRWDVIFDAESPNAAPDVIFGPEDDHFHPFHMLPSPESNNNCLSDWNYKDPSRLLTLIQFLRDQYVLYQRKRVEEVDDERLKFEISTILSREGIEMYTGSNADKLEEVKFAVPLLDMNINKMVSCCPWRYSQKIYLQVVYPVGRKYTSVPSAPRLKLVSSPELKALFSIDDVKLPSWVDGMCLAEYLPNLEEYLGKQVLEAVSLIEVRRQFIEALASPFGRPIEADPIFCRKATFLCTSGVFTFLVHFMIPTQFPKQQPAVMLQSSQHFNSQMAPLKSRLISDYPWSPRWEPLQMAERICEFLADEALNFKRQCSEGQVQ, from the exons ATGGCTACAGCTCCCGAAAACGTTCCTTCCTTCATCGCCGCTCAGCTCAGTCACCTTCTCGCCCACTTCCGTCTTACTCTCAAG GTTGATCAAATGTGGTCCGCCGACAAATACAACTCCGGCCCCTTCGATCGTTTCTCCCTTCTCATCCCTTACTGCCTGGATTACATCAGAT GGGATGTTATATTTGACGCCGAATCTCCCAATGCTGCTCCCGATGTTATCTTCGGCCCCGAGGACGATCATTTTCACCCCTTTCACATGCTCCCTTCCCCCGAATCAAATAACAACTGTTTGTCAGATTGGAACTACAAAGACCCCTCGCGTCTCTTAACCCTCATTCAGTTCTTGAg GGATCAGTATGTGCTGTACCAGAGGAAGCGCGTTGAAGAGGTCGATGATGAACGCTTGAAATTCGAAATCAGCACTATCTTGTCCAGGgag GGAATAGAAATGTATACGGGCTCTAATGCTGACAAG TTAGAGGAGGTTAAATTTGCTGTGCCCCTACTGGACATGAACATAAACAAGATGGTGTCTTGCTGTCCCTGGAGATATTCCCAGAAGATATACTTACAG GTTGTATATCCTGTTGGAAGAAAATATACGTCAGTACCTTCAGCTCCTCGTCTGAAGTTGGTATCTTCTCCTGAGCTGAAAGCCCTTTTTTCCATTGATGATGTCAAGCTACCTTCTTGGGTGGATGGAAT GTGTTTGGCAGAATATCTTCCAAATCTGGAAGAATATCTTGGGAAACAG GTCTTAGAGGCTGTTTCACTAATTGAAGTTAGAAGGCAGTTTATTGAAGCCTTAGCCAGTCCATTTGGAAGGCCAATTGAAGCTGATCCT ATTTTTTGCAGGAAGGCAACTTTTCTTTGTACATCTGGTGTTTTCACATTCCTG GTACACTTCATGATTCCAACTCAATTTCCAAAGCAACAGCCGGCTGTTATGCTTCAAAGTTCACAG CATTTTAATTCACAAATGGCACCTTTGAAGTCACGGCTTATCTCTGATTATCCATGGAGTCCGAGATGGGAACCATTACAGATGGCTGAGCGTATTTG TGAGTTTCTGGCAGATGAGGCCTTGAACTTCAAGAGGCAATGCAGCGAGGGTCAGGTTCAGTAG
- the LOC114164499 gene encoding cellulose synthase A catalytic subunit 3 [UDP-forming], with amino-acid sequence MMESEGEAGAKPMTALGGQVCQICGDNIGNNVDGNPFIACDVCAFPVCRPCYEYERKDGNQSCPQCKTRYKRHKGSPAILGDREEDGSADDGASDFNYNSENQNQKQKIAERMLGWQMAYGRGEEVGAPNYDKEVSHNHIPMLSGGQEVSGELSAASPERLSMASPGGRGKRVHNLQYSSDMNQSPNIRVGDPGLGNVAWKERVDGWKMKQDKNAAPMSTGQATSERGAGDIDASTDVLVDDSLLNDEARQPLSRKVSIPSSRINPYRMVIALRLVILCIFLHYRITNPVPNAYALWLISVICEIWFAISWILDQFPKWLPVNRETYLDRLALRYDREGEPSQLAAVDIFVSTVDPLKEPPLVTANTVLSILAVDYPVDKVSCYVSDDGAAMLTFEALAETSEFARKWVPFCKKYNIEPRAPEWYFALKIDYLKDKVQPSFVKDRRAMKREYEEFKIRVNGLVAKAQKIPEEGWVMQDGTPWPGNNTRDHPGMIQVFLGQSGGLDTEGNELPRLVYVSREKRPGFQHHKKAGAMNALVRVSAVLTNGPFLLNLDCDHYINNSKALREAMCFMMDPNLGKNVCYVQFPQRFDGIDKNDRYANRNTVFFDINLRGLDGIQGPVYVGTGCVFNRTALYGYEPPIKPKHKKAGLLSSLCGGNRKKSSKSSKKGSDKKKSGKTADPTVPIFSLDDIEEGVEGAGFDDEKSLLMSQMSLEKRFGQSAVFVASTLMENGGVPQSATPETLLKEAIHVISCGYEDKTDWGSEIGWIYGSVTEDILTGFKMHARGWRSIYCMPKLPAFKGSAPINLSDRLNQVLRWALGSVEILLSRHCPIWYGYSGRLKWLERFAYVNTTIYPVTSIPLLMYCTLPAVCLLTNKFIIPQISNIASIWFISLFLSIFATGILEMRWSGVGIDEWWRNEQFWVIGGVSAHLFAVFQGLLKVLAGIDTNFTVTSKASDEDGDFAELYMFKWTTLLIPPTTLLIINLVGVVAGISYAINSGYQSWGPLFGKLFFAFWVIIHLYPFLKGLMGRQNRTPTIVVVWSILLASIFSLLWVRIDPFTTKVTGPDVEQCGINC; translated from the exons ATGATGGAGTCAGAGGGAGAAGCTGGG GCAAAGCCAATGACTGCATTGGGTGGCCAAGTCTGCCAGATCTGTGGTGATAATATTGGGAACAATGTAGATGGAAATCCGTTCATTGCTTGCGATGTTTGTGCTTTCCCCGTCTGCAGGCCTTGCTATGAGTATGAAAGAAAGGATGGAAATCAGTCTTGCCCTCAGTGCAAGACCAGGTACAAGAGGCACAAAG GTAGTCCTGCTATTCTTGGAGACCGGGAAGAGGATGGAAGCGCTGATGATGGTGCAAGTGACTTCAATTACAATTCAGAAAATCAGAACCAGAAACAGAAGATTGCAGAGCGCATGTTGGGCTGGCAAATGGCATATGGTAGAGGAGAGGAGGTTGGTGCTCCAAATTATGATAAGGAAGTTTCGCACAATCACATTCCTATGCTCTCCGGTGGACAGGAG GTTTCTGGAGAATTATCTGCAGCCTCACCTGAGAGGCTATCGATGGCATCTCCTGGTGGCCGTGGGAAGCGTGTCCACAATCTTCAATATTCGTCTGACATGAATCAATCAC CAAATATTAGAGTTGGAGATCCTGGATTGGGCAATGTGGCATGGAAAGAAAGAGTTGATGGCTGGAAAATGAAGCAAGATAAGAATGCTGCTCCAATGAGCACGGGCCAAGCTACATCTGAAAGAGGAGCTGGAGATATTGATGCTAGTACTGATGTGCTTGTGGATGATTCCTTGTT GAATGATGAGGCTCGGCAACCTCTCTCCAGGAAGGTTTCTATTCCATCATCTAGGATCAATCCATACCGAATGGTCATTGCTCTGCGGCTGGTTATTCTATGCATTTTTCTGCATTATCGAATAACAAATCCTGTTCCCAATGCATATGCATTGTGGTTGATATCAGTTATATGTGAGATTTGGTTCGCCATATCTTGGATATTGGATCAGTTCCCCAAATGGCTCCCTGTGAACCGTGAAACATATCTCGACAGACTTGCACTAAG ATATGATCGAGAAGGGGAACCATCGCAGTTAGCAGCTGTTGACATTTTTGTCAGTACTGTTGATCCATTAAAAGAGCCTCCACTTGTGACTGCCAACACTGTACTATCTATTCTTGCTGTTGACTACCCAGTGGATAAGGTGTCCTGTTATGTCTCTGATGATGGTGCTGCTATGTTGACATTTGAAGCACTGGCTGAGACATCAGAATTTGCAAGGAAATGGGTTCCTTTCTGCAAGAAATATAACATTGAGCCCCGGGCACCTGAGTGGTATTTTGCACTGAAGATTGACTATTTGAAAGATAAGGTTCAACCATCATTTGTCAAAGATAGAAGGGCAATGAAG AGGGAATATGAAGAATTCAAAATCCGTGTCAATGGACTTGTTGCAAAGGCACAAAAGATTCCTGAAGAAGGATGGGTGATGCAAGATGGTACACCATGGCCAGGAAACAACACGAGAGACCATCCAGGAATGATTCAG GTTTTCTTGGGCCAAAGTGGAGGGCTTGACACCGAGGGTAATGAACTTCCACGTTTGGTCTATGTTTCTCGTGAAAAACGTCCGGGGTTCCAACATCACAAGAAGGCCGGTGCCATGAATGCACTT GTTCGAGTCTCTGCAGTCCTTACTAATGGACCTTTCTTATTGAATCTTGATTGTGATCATTACATCAACAATAGTAAAGCGTTGAGGGAAGCTATGTGCTTTATGATGGATCCGAACCTTGGGAAAAATGTTTGCTATGTCCAGTTTCCACAGAGGTTTGATGGTATTGATAAGAACGATAGATATGCCAATCGCAATACTGTTTTCTTTGAT ATAAATTTGAGAGGTTTGGATGGCATTCAAGGCCCTGTTTATGTGGGTACTGGGTGTGTGTTCAATAGAACAGCATTATATGGTTATGAGCCCCCTATTAAACCTAAGCATAAAAAGGCTGGGTTACTTTCTTCACTCTGCGGTGGTAACCGGAAAAAGAGCTCAAAATCTAGCAAGAAAGGATCAGACAAGAAAAAGTCTGGCAAGACTGCTGATCCAACTGTGCCCATCTTCAGTCTTGACGATATAGAAGAAGGGGTGGAAG GTGCTGGATTTGACGATGAGAAATCACTACTTATGTCACAAATGAGCCTTGAGAAAAGGTTTGGTCAGTCTGCAGTCTTTGTTGCCTCTACACTCATGGAAAATGGTGGCGTTCCTCAGTCTGCAACTCCAGAAACACTTCTTAAGGAGGCAATTCATGTTATCAGTTGTGGTTATGAGGACAAAACAGATTGGGGAAGTGAG ATAGGATGGATCTATGGTTCTGTCACAGAAGATATTCTTACCGGATTCAAGATGCATGCTCGCGGTTGGAGGTCTATATACTGCATGCCCAAGCTCCCGGCGTTTAAAGGTTCTGCTCCGATCAATCTTTCCGATCGTCTGAACCAAGTGCTTCGTTGGGCTTTAGGTTCGGTGGAAATTCTTCTGAGTCGGCATTGTCCCATCTGGTACGGATACAGTGGAAGGCTAAAGTGGCTCGAGCGGTTCGCATATGTGAACACCACAATCTATCCAGTCACTTCCATTCCCCTTCTCATGTATTGTACCTTACCTGCTGTCTGTCTCCTCACTAACAAGTTCATTATTCCACAG ATTAGTAACATTGCAAGTATATGGTttatctctctctttctttccaTCTTCGCAACCGGTATACTTGAGATGAGGTGGAGCGGTGTTGGAATCGACGAGTGGTGGAGAAACGAACAGTTTTGGGTTATCGGTGGTGTTTCGGCCCATCTTTTTGCCGTGTTCCAAGGTTTGCTCAAAGTGCTTGCTGGAATTGACACCAACTTCACTGTTACCTCAAAGGCATCAGATGAAGATGGAGACTTTGCAGAACTGTACATGTTCAAATGGACAACCCTTCTCATCCCTCCCACAACACTTCTCATCATAAACCTGGTTGGAGTTGTTGCAGGTATCTCCTATGCCATCAACAGTGGGTACCAATCATGGGGTCCCCTCTTTGGTAAGCTCTTCTTTGCATTCTGGGTGATCATCCATCTCTACCCTTTCCTCAAAGGTCTCATGGGACGCCAGAACAGAACACCAACCATTGTGGTGGTCTGGTCCATTCTTCTTGCATCcattttctctcttttgtgGGTCCGAATCGACCCCTTTACCACCAAAGTCACTGGTCCCGATGTTGAACAGTGTGGAATCAACTGCTAG